Proteins encoded within one genomic window of Anastrepha ludens isolate Willacy chromosome 4, idAnaLude1.1, whole genome shotgun sequence:
- the LOC128861444 gene encoding uncharacterized protein LOC128861444, with the protein MNMIMDNNHHLSQPQQQGTPPLPSPQRADLCVSTTPTSESLSPLASNNNNNNDTQVSPVPTATHLSNGKTTLKRSFDVAFLMMPDERFKQKQTDKQARLLEYAEHHQYPTDLSPRTTQNSPPQNHHHHHHQQQQQQPHTHHSPINPIESVFNIQEARRYPQITIRSPRIYDDPTLVIPADRESPEGLPLKSAFTKVCSMRLESPVSQPAPPLSPDQLSCSSMSPPMATTPPRTNSDGNGSLSNGSSGSSAPCLNPNIIYQNFRPEYQFNGAFHSVNHVHMLQAQRLKQQLLYRTPLNATAAAALATSNNAPGQATNGVNSNQVGVPPEFLHNYSAFPFPGGPPHPFTAVASPELPRIAQHPAAAAILTTLIPPTLASTFSLTAQNVCAKCNISFRMTSDLVYHMRSHHKSEVACDPNRRKREEKLRCPVCHETFRERHHLTRHMTAHQDKESDQVTPTGSLRRESPERVNSGSVRHQAARVANVGK; encoded by the coding sequence ATGAACATGATCATGGATAATAATCACCACCTTAGCCAGCCGCAACAGCAGGGCACACCGCCGCTGCCGTCACCGCAACGCGCGGACTTATGCGTTTCGACAACGCCTACAAGTGAGTCGCTCAGCCCGCTTGCaagtaataacaacaacaacaatgacacACAAGTTTCACCTGTGCCGACTGCAACGCATCTGAGCAATGGTAAAACGACATTAAAACGCTCTTTCGATGTGGCTTTTTTGATGATGCCCGACGAACGTTTCAAGCAGAAGCAGACCGATAAGCAGGCACGTCTTTTAGAATATGCTGAACATCATCAATATCCGACAGACTTATCACCGCGCACCACACAAAATTCGCCACCacaaaatcatcatcatcatcatcatcagcagcagcagcagcagccacacACACACCACTCCCCTATCAATCCGATTGAGTCAGTTTTCAACATACAAGAGGCACGCCGCTATCCACAGATCACCATCCGCTCGCCGCGCATTTACGATGACCCTACACTGGTCATTCCTGCCGACAGAGAGTCGCCAGAGGGGCTGCCCTTAAAAAGCGCATTCACTAAAGTCTGCTCCATGCGTTTAGAGTCGCCTGTGTCGCAACCTGCGCCACCTCTTAGTCCCGATCAATTGAGCTGTTCGTCAATGAGTCCGCCCATGGCCACAACGCCACCACGCACCAACAGCGATGGCAACGGAAGCCTCTCGAATGGCAGCAGCGGCAGTTCGGCGCCATGTCTCAATCCAAATATTATCTACCAAAATTTTCGACCTGAGTACCAATTCAATGGCGCATTCCACTCAGTCAATCACGTGCATATGCTTCAGGCGCAACGGCTCAAACAGCAACTACTGTATCGCACGCCACTGAATGCCACAGCTGCGGCAGCACTCGCAACCAGCAACAATGCACCGGGCCAGGCCACCAACGGTGTGAACTCCAATCAGGTCGGCGTGCCGCCAGAGTTTCTTCACAATTACTCAGCATTTCCATTCCCTGGTGGACCGCCTCACCCTTTCACTGCTGTTGCGTCACCTGAACTGCCACGAATCGCACAGCATCCCGCGGCTGCGGCAATTCTCACTACACTCATTCCGCCAACATTGGCGTCCACATTCTCATTGACAGCGCAAAATGTTTGCGCCAAATGCAATATAAGCTTCCGCATGACTAGCGATCTCGTCTACCATATGCGTTCGCATCACAAGAGTGAGGTCGCTTGCGATCCAAATCGGCGTAAGCGGGAAGAGAAATTGCGCTGCCCAGTGTGCCATGAGACTTTCCGCGAACGTCATCATCTCACGCGGCACATGACTGCCCACCAGGACAAGGAGAGCGATCAAGTGACACCGACTGGGTCGTTGCGGCGCGAAAGCCCAGAGCGAGTCAATAGCGGGAGTGTACGCCATCAAGCGGCGCGCGTTGCGAACGTCGGTAAATGA